One window of Nymphaea colorata isolate Beijing-Zhang1983 chromosome 1, ASM883128v2, whole genome shotgun sequence genomic DNA carries:
- the LOC116266120 gene encoding uncharacterized mitochondrial protein AtMg00810-like, which produces MYTRGEDRVGIIVGVYVDDLIVIGEDSETIATFKQHMMVEFEMSYLGLLTYYLEIEVTQGEEGIRIKQTAYAKNVLMQFGMLDCNPTKLPMEPKSQLHKVPEGQLVDATEYRRVIGCLRYLLHTRPDLSYAVGVASRFMEKPTVMHHKAVKHIL; this is translated from the coding sequence ATGTATACGAGGGGAGAAGACCGCGTCGGCATCATCGTtggagtttatgttgatgatctaatTGTAATAGGTGAGGATTCGGAAACAATCGCTACATTCAAGCAGCATATGATGGTTGAGTTCGAGATGAGCTACCTCGGCCTGCTCACCTATTACCTTGAGATTGAGGTGACACAAGGCGAAGAGGGTATCCGGATCAAGCAAACAGCATATGCCAAGAATGTGTTAATGCAATTTGGTATGCTTGATTGTAATCCCACAAAACTTCCCATGGAACCAAAGTCGCAGCTGCACAAGGTTCCCGAAGGACAGCTAGTGGATGCAACAGAGTATCGACGAGTCATCGGATGTCTGAGGTATCTTCTCCACACAAGACCAGATCTTTCGTATGCCGTCGGTGTAGCTAGTAGATTCATGGAGAAACCGACAGTGATGCACCACAAGGCAGTGAAGCATATTTTGTGA
- the LOC116245500 gene encoding VQ motif-containing protein 31-like: MERTGGRASQSAASTTFVQADTGTFRELVQRLTGPSNEARKSPPAQLPESSDATAKSVGVKKPAFKLHERRQRTKIEIRPGVHVSRGPLFNLNLPAATSRTGDFPSPPPAPGVSPVGTSFSSLTLADGELNVVVAAAAGSLARSPSLSPSEEEEKAIAERRFYLHPSPRSRTGFVEPELLTLFPLTSPNSKEP; this comes from the coding sequence ATGGAGCGCACGGGCGGCCGGGCCAGCCAGAGCGCGGCCTCGACGACGTTCGTTCAGGCGGACACGGGGACCTTCCGCGAGCTGGTTCAGCGGCTGACCGGCCCCTCCAACGAGGCTCGCAAGAGTCCGCCGGCTCAGCTTCCGGAGTCTAGCGACGCCACCGCGAAGTCCGTGGGAGTGAAGAAGCCGGCGTTCAAGCTGCATGAGCGGCGGCAGAGGACGAAGATCGAGATCAGGCCCGGTGTTCACGTCAGCAGGGGACCCCTCTTCAACTTGAACCTGCCGGCGGCCACGTCAAGGACCGGAGACTTCCCTTCTCCGCCGCCCGCCCCAGGCGTGTCTCCCGTAGGCACGTCGTTCTCATCACTGACGCTTGCTGACGGTGAGCTCAACGtcgtcgtcgccgccgccgccggctCTCTGGCGAGGTCGCCCTCCCTCTCGCCCagcgaggaggaggagaaggccATCGCGGAGCGGCGGTTCTACCTTCACCCTTCGCCCCGATCCCGAACCGGTTTCGTCGAGCCCGAACTTCTCACGCTCTTCCCACTGACGTCCCCCAACTCCAAGGAACCCTAA